The DNA window AAACCTATTGGTGATTGTATTGTTGCTGCAAAGTTCCTGGAACAATTTATTGAAGGTCATTCGAAATGGGCTCATTTAGATATTGCCGGAGTGGCTTTCGGAAGCGTTGGATATGCTAAAGAAAAAGCATCAACAGGCTTTGGAGTGCAATTGCTGGCCGATTTAATCGAAAATTATCATTAAAAATTAGTTTATTACAAAATTTCTCTGTATAATTGATTTAGGATTTTCAAAATCTCAGCAATGATCAACTATTGATATTAATTAATCAATAAAATTTTGCTTTTATTTTTGATAATTTATTAAAACTTCAAAAACACTGTATGGAGGAGAAAACTATAGTATGTATTTCGTGCTATTACAAGGGCTATGATTTCATGGACGAAATGAAGCGGCTCGGTAATAAAATAATCTTGATTACATCCGAAAACATTAAAGAAAAGAACTGGCCTTGGCACGCTATTGATGAGGTGTACTATATGCCTGAATTAAAACCATCTGTATGGAATCTGGAGCATTTGGTTCAGGGATTCTCACATCTTATGCAAACCAGGAAAATTGATGCGGTAGTAGCACTTGATGATTATGATGTAGAAAAAGCAGCATTGATCAGAGAAACTTTCCGCATTCCAGGGATGGGGCAAACCACACATCGTTATTTTAGAGATAAACTGGCCATGAGGCAGAAAGCAAAAGATTCAGACATTAATGTTCCTGAATTCACGCCAGTTTTTAATAATGATGAAATTAACACATTTATTGAAAAAGTACCTGCTCCGTGGGTTTTGAAACCACGTTCGGAGGCTTCAGCTTCAGGAATAAAAAAAATAACGACTAAAGATCAGCTTTGGGAGGCTTTAGATTCTCTAGGTGAAGAACGCCATCTCTTTTTATTGGAAAGCTTTAAACCTGGTGATGTTTATCATGTTGACAGTTTAACCTTTAATAAAGAAATAGTATTCACTTCTGCATCAAAATATCTGGCTCCGCCAATGCAGGTTTCTCATGAAGGTGGTGTTTTCAGGACTAAGACACTTGGAAAAGATTCCGATGAGTTCAAATCTCTTGAAGAAGTTAATGCCAAAGTACTTTTAAATTTTGGACTACTTAATGGCGCGACCCATACAGAGTTCATACGAAGTAAAGATGATGGGAAATGGTATTTTTTAGAAACTTCATCCAGAGTTGGGGGTGCCCATATTCCTGATCTTGTAGAAGCTTCCAGTAATATTAATATCTGGAGAGAATGGGCAAAAATTGAAGATGCTCTTCTAAGATCGAAGCGTTATGATATTACAAAACCTACAGAACATTATGCCGGGTTGATTATTGCTTTAATCAAAACCCAACAACCTGATTATAGTGATTTTGAATGTGAAGAAATTGTAAAATACCTTCCCATAGACTATCATGTCGGAATTGTTTATAAGTCAGATAATGCTGATATTGTACAGGAAAGATTAGACGCCGCTGCTGAGAAAATAAATACAGGTTTATTAAACATTTTACCTCCAAAAGGCAAGCCTACGAGCTAATTATACATCAATTTTAAATTAATTATTCTAAAATGCCACACATAGAACATACTGATTATTATTCAAATATATTGGGAATGAATATTAAAGTGGAGGTCACCGGACATTACGGACATCCTATTATTATGTTTCCCACTTCTCAGGGTTTATATACTCAGAATCACGATTTTCATCTTAATGGAAGTATCAATTGGTTTGTAGAACAAGGAAAAGTAAAGCTTTATAATGTTCAGACAATTGATAGCTGGAGTTTTTATGACGATTCCATATCTCCACAACAAAGAATAAAAAATTATGAAAGATATGTACAATTTCTAATTCAGGAGTTCGTTCCTTATATTCAGAAATTACATAAAACACATAGGGTTGCCATTGCGGGAGCAAGCTTTGGAGGTTATCATGCTGCAAACTTTGCCTTTAGATTCCCTGACGTTGTATCACACCTATTCTGTCTTTCAGGAGCATTCAGCATTCGAAATTTTATGGATGGATATTCTGATGATCTGGTATATTATAATTGTCCCAGAGAATTTATAAAAAACGATGAAGCCTGGAAATATAAACATATGCATATTGTATTGAGTACCTCTGATCAGGACATCTGTAAAGATAAAAATGTGGAGATGGCAGAAATCTTAAAATCAAAAGGAATTGATTACTGGTATGATGAAAGAAAATGGATCAATCATGACTGGCCTCTTTGGAGAATGGTCTTTCCAACATTTATCAGCGCATTTTTCTCTTAGAATAAATTTTAAATAATCCCTTATTAATAAAAACACTAAAAACAACAATTATGGCAAAAAAGGTGGGAATTCTATTCGGTATGGAAAACACATTTCCTTGGGCATTTATTGAAAAGGTCAATGAATTAGGAGGTGGAGAAATTATAGCAGAACCTGTACATATCGATAAGCTGGAACAGGGTGTTGATTATGGTTATGCTGTTATTATAGACAGAATTTCTCATGATGTCCCTTTCTACAGAGCTTATCTCAAAAATGCAGCATTGAATGGAACGTATGTTATCAATAATCCATTCTGGTGGAGTGCAGATGAAAAGTTTTTCAATAATGCTTTGATGTCAAAACTGGGAATTCCACTTCCTAAAACTGTTTTATTACCATCCCATGAAAGACCGGCTAATACTTCAGAAACGTCATTCAGAAATTTAAAATTCCCTCACGACTGGGAATACATCTTTGATTATGTAGGTTTTCCTGCCTATATGAAACCTCACGACGGCGGAGGCTGGAGAAACGTTTACAGAGTAGAAAATCCAGAAGATCTATGGAATAAACTAGGTGAAACAGAACAGCTTGTTATGATGGTTCAGGAAGAAATTATTTTCGATGATTATTACAGAGTTTATTGCTTAGGAAAGAAATATGTTCATATTATGCCTTATGAACCTAGAAATGAGCCTCATTTAAGATATGCTACCAGTCATCAGACGGATGGTGAAGAGTTGGAAAAACTATTAACAACCATTCATGATTATACGATTACAATGAACGAGGCATTAGGCTATGATTTTAATACGGTAGAATTCGCTGTAAAAGATGGTATTCCGTATGCCATCGACTTCTGTAATCCTGCACCAGATGCAGACAGAAACTCTGTTGGGGAAGAAAATTTCGCCTGGATTGTAGAGCATGCTGCAAAATTTGCCATTGAAAAGGCTAAAGAATATGTTCCTGGAAAACCCAACATTTCATGGGGAACTTTTGTAAAAGATTCAATAAAATAATTCAGTGGGAGAGAATATAAAAAACACAAGGAAATGCATCAGTTTACTATAGGAATCGAAGAAGAATATCAAATTATTGATGTTGACAGCAGAGATCTAATTTCTCATGTTTCTAAAATTATTGAAGGTGGAAAAGCTGTTTTAAGTGAGAATTTAAAGCACGAAATGCATGAATCCATGATTGAAATGGAAACAGGCATTTGTCAGAATATTCAGGAAGCAAGAACAGAACTTACTAACTTAAGAAGACACCTTATCAATATAGCCCATGAGCAGGGACTTCGTGTATCAGGAGGAGGAACACATCCTTTTTCTCACTGGTCGGACAATCCCATTACTCAGGGAGAACGTTACGTAAAGATTGTTGATGATATGGGTGATGTAGCACGTGAAAATCTTATTTTTGGGTTGCATGTTCATATTGGAATTCCCAATCGCGAAGAAGGGGTAAGAATTCAAAATGTAATGCGTTATTTTCTTCCTCATGTTTATGCATTGTCCACCAATTCACCTTTTTGGATAGGAAGAAATACAGGCTTTAAGTCCTACAGACAGGAGATTTTTGTAAAATTTCCAAGAACTGGAATTCCTAGCTACTTCAATTCATTGGCTGAATTTGACAGTTATGTAGATCTTTTAGTAAAAACAGGAACTATTGATAATGCAAAAAAGATCTGGTGGGACCTTCGTGTACATCCATTCTATCCTACTATTGAGTTTAGAATATGTGACATGCCATTAAGAATTGACGAGACCGTTTGCTTGGCAGCAATCATGCAAAGTTTAGTAGCAAAGATTTATAAACTTCATCAGCAAAACCTAAGCTTCAGAAGCTATAGAAGATTATTATTAAATGAAAATAAATGGCGGGCTTCCAAAAGTGGAATCGATGCTCATTTGATCGACTTTGGTAAAGAAGAATCTGTACCTTATCCCCATTTATTGAAAGAACTTCTTGAGTTCATTGATGATGTGGTAGATGATCTAGGTTGTCGCCAGGAAGTTGAATACGCCTGGAAAATTTTAGAAAACGGAACCGGAGCAGACCGACAACTTCAAATTTTTAAGGAAACAGGTGACCTTACCAAAGTAGTAGATTATATGATTTCTGAAACCGAATATGGTATTACCCACGGCGAAACCATTTCATGATATTTTTGGTAACTTTGCAAAAATATGATGTATGAAAGATATTAGAATCGCGTTGTTGGACATGAATAACAACCATGTAAATCAAGGGTTTAGAAATATTAAAGAAATCTCAGAAACCTTTAAAAAGAATTCTGAAGAAAATGTAAGCATTCAGGTGTTCAATGTAAGACACGAAGATGAAATTCCAAATATAGAAGATTTTGACATTTTTATTTCTTCAGGGGGGCCAGGAAACCCTCATAGAGAAGGGCTGGAATGGGAAACAAAATATGCGGATTTTTTAGATTCTGTATATGATCATAATAATCATAAGGAAGATAAAAAGTATGTGTTTTTAATCTGTCATTCATTTCAAATAGCAAGTATTCATTGGAATTTAGGAAACATCTGCCCTAGAAAATCCTATTCTTTTGGGGTAATGCCTATTCATAAAACAGAAGATGGTGAAAAGGAATTTTTATTCAAAAATCTTTTAAATCCTTTTTATGGTGTAGATTCAAGAGCTTACCAGTTTATTGAGCCTGATCACGAACGTTTTGAAGAATTAGGAATGAAAATAGTGGCTATTGAGAAATTCCGCCCTCATATTAATTTAGAGAGAGCCATTATGGCTATTCGTTTCTCAGAAGAGATCTTTGGAACACAGTTTCATCCAGAAGCAGATCCTGCAAGCATGATTGAAAATCTAAAAGATGAAAAAAACAAAGAAGCTATGATTGAAAACTTTGGAATGGAAAAGTACCTTGAGACCTTGGACAGGATTGATGATGAAGATAAAATAGTTTTGACAAGAGCACAAATTCTTCCTACATTTTTACAGTTTGCTAAAAAGAATATTTTGAAAGCAGCAGGAGCAGTGGCTTAAAAATAATAAACAATTACAACACTATAAATCGAGCAAAATTGCTCGATTTTTTAAAATCACAAAGAAAAAGAATATGATCCCAAAATACCGAAAACAATTCAATCAGGATTTTTCACTGGAAAAGTATGAACAGCTTAAAAATATCATAGCAGAAAAGAGTGGTGTTCTACCGGGATTTAGAATTTCGGAGAGTCCTTTTTTCCTTACGAAGGAATTTGAAAGTAAGCTTATTGGTGCCAGCGAAAGTATTATAGATCAGATAAAGGCTTTATCTCCTGAAATACTACAAAAGGCTGTTCCTGAAAACTGCAAAGTTCCAAACGATACGGATCATCCTCATTTTTTCACCATTGATTTTGGAGTTTGCAAAAATGAAAATGGCGAAATAGAGCCACAACTGATAGAACTGCAGGCATTTCCATCTCTTTATGCTTTTCAAAAAACTTTTGAAAATACATTTTGTGAAGTATATCCTTTTCTTTCTGAAATTAAAAACCCAATGTCTCCTGGTCAGTTCGCAGATTATTTAAGAGAATTAATTGTTGGTGATGAAAATCCTGAAAATGTAATTCTTCTTGAAATTTTTCCTGAGAAGCAAAAAACAGCGATTGATTTTGCTTTAACAGAGAAACTATTGGGAATAAAAACAGTTTGTCTTACCAAAATAAAAAAGGACGGTAAAAAGTTGTATTATGAAGATAATGAAAAGTTAGTTCAAATAAAAAGAATTTACAATCGTGTTATTTTCGATGAATTAGACCATATTCCTAACCTTAAAACCGAATTCGATTTCCGTGAAGAAGTAGATGTAAAATGGATCACCCATCCAAATTGGTTCTTTAAAATCTCCAAATATCTTTTACCTTTATTAAAACATCAATTCGTACCCAAAAGCTATTTCCTATATGAATTCCCTGAAAATGAAAATCTTGAAAATTATGTTTTAAAACCCCTATTTTCATTTGCAGGAAGTGGAGTGAATTTGAATCCTACAATAGAAATTATAAATGCTATTGAAGATAAGGAAAATTATATTTTACAAAGGAAAGTTCAGTACGAACCAATCTTTGAAGATATCAACGGAGAATTTTCGAAAGCTGAAATACGTTTATTGTATATTTGGCGGGAAAATGATGAACGCCCTATCCTCTTAGAAAATCTTGGAAGGATGACAAAAGCTGCTATGGTGAATGTTGACTTTAATAAAAAGGATGCCATATGGATTGGAAGTTCTAATGTTTTCTTTGGAGAAGAATAAAATTTATTAAAACTAATATATTATGGAGCAAGAATCAGCTTTTGAAGAGTTTGATGTAAACAGTAATTTCGTACGGAGAAGAGATCTGTTACCGGTCTGGATTAAGATTTTCATCTGGTTATTTTTAATTGGTGGATCAGTTGCTTCTTTAATATTAATTTCCGGTTTTTTTCTAACTAATGTTTCATTGTCTATTTATGGAATAGACTCCACCCATCCTTATACCATTGCAGGGTTTATTGTTTGTATTCTTTTAATTTTTAAAGGAATTGTGGCTTTTGGACTTTGGTTTGAGCTGGAATGGGCTCCAAAAGCTGCTGTCATTGATGCTATAACAGGTATTGCTGTTTGTATCATTATGATGGTTATTATCCCTTTTGTAAATCCAAACATAAGTTTTACACTTAGATTAGAATTAATTCCTTTATATTTTTATCTCATAAAAATGCAGAAAATTGGAAAGCCCTGGCTTAATGCATAAAAAAAACCTCCGAAATTTCGGAGGTTTTTTTATTATTAGATTAGATTAAATTTTATCATCTTCCAAAAATTCCTTGGCTTGATATTCCTGAACCAATTCTATGGCATTTGAAATTACATCGCTTAAAGCGGTAATAAACGTCCCTTCTTCAGCCATTCCCATAGCATGTTTTAATGCTTCAATTTCCTTGGGAATGATCTCATAGCTTACATCTCTGCCTGCTTCATGAATTCCATCTATAATTAATCCGTTAATTTCTTCTTCTTTCCTTCCGCGAAGATGTTTTTCATTTCTTATAATAATATAGTCAAACATCCTTCCGGCAATCTTTCCACATAGTTTGATATCTTCATCTCTCCTATCTCCAACTCCCGAAATAATTCCGATCTTCTTTGTAGATTCAACATTTTTAAGATAATCCTCTATTGCTTCATATCCATCAGGGTTATGTGCAAAGTCGATCAACACCTTAAAGTTTTTAAACTTAAAAATATTTAATCTTCCTGGTGTAAGCTGTGCACTCGGAATAAAAGTTCTTAGAGAATTTGAAATATCCTCTATTCCAAAACCATATAGATAACATGCTAAACTCGCTGCTAAAACATTAGCGATCATAAATTTAGCTTTCCCTTCCATAGTAATTGGAAAGTCTTTTGCTCTTCCAATTCTTATCTTCCAGTCACCCTTTTTTATAGTTACAAACCCTTCCTCATAGACACAGGTAATTTTGCCTTCTTTAGCGAATTTTTTAATGTATGGATTATTTTCATCCAGACTGAAAATTGCAATATTACTGTCTAAGTCATTAACGATTCGCATGGAATATTCATCATCAGCATTCATGACACTCCAACCATTTTTCTTTACGCTATCAAGAACTACTCTCTTTACTTTAGTAAGATCTTTTAAGTTATGAATGTCATTCATTCCCAGGTGATCTTCCTTAATATTTGTCAGTACTCCAATATCACATTGGGAAAATCCTAGGCCAGAACGCAGAATACCACCTCTGGCAGTTTCTAACACTGCAAACTCTACAGTTGGATCTTTTAAAACAAATTCAGCTGAAAGTGGAC is part of the Chryseobacterium paludis genome and encodes:
- a CDS encoding ATP-grasp domain-containing protein, which produces MEEKTIVCISCYYKGYDFMDEMKRLGNKIILITSENIKEKNWPWHAIDEVYYMPELKPSVWNLEHLVQGFSHLMQTRKIDAVVALDDYDVEKAALIRETFRIPGMGQTTHRYFRDKLAMRQKAKDSDINVPEFTPVFNNDEINTFIEKVPAPWVLKPRSEASASGIKKITTKDQLWEALDSLGEERHLFLLESFKPGDVYHVDSLTFNKEIVFTSASKYLAPPMQVSHEGGVFRTKTLGKDSDEFKSLEEVNAKVLLNFGLLNGATHTEFIRSKDDGKWYFLETSSRVGGAHIPDLVEASSNINIWREWAKIEDALLRSKRYDITKPTEHYAGLIIALIKTQQPDYSDFECEEIVKYLPIDYHVGIVYKSDNADIVQERLDAAAEKINTGLLNILPPKGKPTS
- a CDS encoding alpha/beta hydrolase-fold protein encodes the protein MPHIEHTDYYSNILGMNIKVEVTGHYGHPIIMFPTSQGLYTQNHDFHLNGSINWFVEQGKVKLYNVQTIDSWSFYDDSISPQQRIKNYERYVQFLIQEFVPYIQKLHKTHRVAIAGASFGGYHAANFAFRFPDVVSHLFCLSGAFSIRNFMDGYSDDLVYYNCPREFIKNDEAWKYKHMHIVLSTSDQDICKDKNVEMAEILKSKGIDYWYDERKWINHDWPLWRMVFPTFISAFFS
- a CDS encoding ATP-grasp domain-containing protein codes for the protein MAKKVGILFGMENTFPWAFIEKVNELGGGEIIAEPVHIDKLEQGVDYGYAVIIDRISHDVPFYRAYLKNAALNGTYVINNPFWWSADEKFFNNALMSKLGIPLPKTVLLPSHERPANTSETSFRNLKFPHDWEYIFDYVGFPAYMKPHDGGGWRNVYRVENPEDLWNKLGETEQLVMMVQEEIIFDDYYRVYCLGKKYVHIMPYEPRNEPHLRYATSHQTDGEELEKLLTTIHDYTITMNEALGYDFNTVEFAVKDGIPYAIDFCNPAPDADRNSVGEENFAWIVEHAAKFAIEKAKEYVPGKPNISWGTFVKDSIK
- a CDS encoding carboxylate-amine ligase; translation: MHQFTIGIEEEYQIIDVDSRDLISHVSKIIEGGKAVLSENLKHEMHESMIEMETGICQNIQEARTELTNLRRHLINIAHEQGLRVSGGGTHPFSHWSDNPITQGERYVKIVDDMGDVARENLIFGLHVHIGIPNREEGVRIQNVMRYFLPHVYALSTNSPFWIGRNTGFKSYRQEIFVKFPRTGIPSYFNSLAEFDSYVDLLVKTGTIDNAKKIWWDLRVHPFYPTIEFRICDMPLRIDETVCLAAIMQSLVAKIYKLHQQNLSFRSYRRLLLNENKWRASKSGIDAHLIDFGKEESVPYPHLLKELLEFIDDVVDDLGCRQEVEYAWKILENGTGADRQLQIFKETGDLTKVVDYMISETEYGITHGETIS
- a CDS encoding type 1 glutamine amidotransferase, with translation MKDIRIALLDMNNNHVNQGFRNIKEISETFKKNSEENVSIQVFNVRHEDEIPNIEDFDIFISSGGPGNPHREGLEWETKYADFLDSVYDHNNHKEDKKYVFLICHSFQIASIHWNLGNICPRKSYSFGVMPIHKTEDGEKEFLFKNLLNPFYGVDSRAYQFIEPDHERFEELGMKIVAIEKFRPHINLERAIMAIRFSEEIFGTQFHPEADPASMIENLKDEKNKEAMIENFGMEKYLETLDRIDDEDKIVLTRAQILPTFLQFAKKNILKAAGAVA